The stretch of DNA CTTCTCCATAATTGGCTAATGCACTAGCAGCCCATAATCGTACGGCTAAACTCGAATGTTGCAGCCCCATCGCCACATCAAGGAGCAAACTGGGACTTTTGACCACTCCCATCACCTTAAAAGCAATTGCCCTAGATAAGGGATCGACATTGGCTAATTGACTTGCTGCTAACTTCCCGACCTCCTGTTCTCCAGGGCGAGCCAGTAGAGCTAAAACATCCAATCCTTGACGACTGACTTCTAAGGAAGCATCTTTCAAAAGCCTTTGCAGGTAGGGAATGAATTGACGATTTTTAGTGCTGCGAATGGCTCGAATGAGGGTCAGTTTAGTCGTTTCATCTAGGGGAGTATTCCAAAAGTGGTTGCAGCTCTCCTGAATTTTTGGATTTTTACTTCGGGCTTCAATAAACGCAACACACAGGAGTGCTTCTTGTTGAAGATTGGGGTTTTTGTGGAGCTTTTCTAATTGTTCGTTAGGGAGTCGGTATTTACTAGCAATAATCGCTTCTAGGGCTAACAAGCGTAGGCTTTGATTCTCGCTTTGCAGGAAATGCTCTAGAAATTTGAACATCTGAGGATGAGGACAGCTTTGGAAAAATTGAATTAGGTGGGGATGAAGATCTCGATGATGAAGAAGAAAGAGGGGTTGAATATCGGGCAAAAATTGTTGGGGTTGTTTGAGGCAGGAGGCAAGGGAAAGACCTAAGATTTGATTTTGGATTTCTTCGCTCTTGAGCAGTTCAATGACTTCTGTTTCGCAGTGTTCTGGTAATTTGGGTAATCCCACTCCTACCTCATGCCATTGGGTAGAACCCGATCGCAATAAACTCAGCAAGGATTGTAGATAGCTTTTGCCCATAGCATAGCGAACCAGCAGAAACAGGAGGCTTAATCCCAAACCCAGTTCAGCAATTTGTAGCTGGCTGAATTGATCCAATCCCCACAGCAAAATGCCAGCCATCGCTAGACCCAGAGAATAAAATAAGCCATTGCTAATGGTGCGAATGCGGCCGACTAAATTATAGGGAACTGCGTTATAGTTCAAGCTTTGAATGGGTTGATTAATGCTATCTTCAATGCCATTGGTGTTAAAATTGCACGCCATGGCACTGATTAAATTCCCTTGAGTACCTAATCCCAGAAAGCTGAGGAAGGTGGTGACGGGATAAAGCAGGTTCATCCCCATTACTCCAATCCGGTTGAGTAGGGGTTGGGTAAGGGGGTAGAGGATAATAAAAGGAATGATGCTGTTAATCATCCGCATCGTTCCTAAAAACCCGGTGAGTTGGCGATCGCTGGTAAACTTTTCGGCGTAGATACTAAAGTAGAGGAATTCGCCAATCGTATACAAAAGAATGGTTAAAAAAGTGCTGGTGGCTAAGAAGCCAATGATGGGATATTTTTTTAGGGTTTCTAACCGGGAAATGGGAGTTGAAGACTGGACTCGATTAGGCGAAGCTGAGGATTCTATGGGAGTTTGGGTATGGTCAAGATAGAGCAGTTGAATAAAGACGAGCGCATAAAAGAGGGGCAGAATTAAGATCAGGTTTTCCGGTACAACCTTTTGCGAGAGAATACTGATTAATCCTCCCCCTAATAAGCCTCCTAAAGCGGTTGCCATTCTTAGGGAGGGGGCATATCGCTTCCAGTCTAAAGTAGTGAAGTAATCGGTTACTAAGCTGGGAAAGAGAACTTCGGTCACTAAAGTCCATTGGATATACAAGCTGATATACAGAACGAAGTAAACCCAGGGACGATCGAAGACAATGAGTAGACGTAGGGATAGAGCTAATGCCAGGGCAAAGATGAGAAAATACTGGAATAATCGGGGGCGATGGGTGCGATCGACAATTTGTGATAATCCCAGATATACCGGGATTGAAACAACACCCATCAGCATATAAGATCGGGGCAAAGAAGATGCCCCCGCATGTTGTAAAAATAAGGCACTTCCTAGGGTTAAACCGATCGCACTAAAGCTCATCATGGAGATGGCTAAGAGGAACAGTTGGGTTAAACGGTTTTCCAGAATTCTCAAAGGTTTGGTGATGGGTAATCGGTAATGGCTAATGGCTAATAGGTGTCCTCCATATCTGCCCATCTTCTTACCTCCGTGTCTCCCCATTGGTAATCAGCTTAACCATAATAAGAGGGTTCATTACCTGGTTTCCACTTAATATTACAACCAAGACTCGGTTTTTGTTCTGGAGCTACAGGTTGTCCAGCTAAAGTTGCATCGATCGCTTTCCTCAAATCTGTACCGGTTACCGGAATATTGGTGCTGGGGCGAGAGTCATCAAGTTGACCTCGGTAAACGAGGCGGCGATCGCCATCAAAAAGGAAAAAATCTGGAGTGCAAGCAGCCGTATAAGTTTTGGCTATTTCCTGGCTTTCGTCGTAGCAAACGGGAAATGTAAAGCCCAATTTTTGAGCCATTTGTTTTAAATATTCTGGGGAGTCTTCAGGATATTTAACAGTATCATTAGCACTAATCGCGACGATTCCTAAATCCGTATTTTGATAATCTTGCCCTAGACTCGACAACTGGTTTTGAACGTGGATTACAAATGGACAATGTTTACAAATAAACATGACCAATAAGGCTCTTTTCTGGGTGAA from Roseofilum reptotaenium CS-1145 encodes:
- a CDS encoding cyclic nucleotide-binding domain-containing protein — protein: MGRYGGHLLAISHYRLPITKPLRILENRLTQLFLLAISMMSFSAIGLTLGSALFLQHAGASSLPRSYMLMGVVSIPVYLGLSQIVDRTHRPRLFQYFLIFALALALSLRLLIVFDRPWVYFVLYISLYIQWTLVTEVLFPSLVTDYFTTLDWKRYAPSLRMATALGGLLGGGLISILSQKVVPENLILILPLFYALVFIQLLYLDHTQTPIESSASPNRVQSSTPISRLETLKKYPIIGFLATSTFLTILLYTIGEFLYFSIYAEKFTSDRQLTGFLGTMRMINSIIPFIILYPLTQPLLNRIGVMGMNLLYPVTTFLSFLGLGTQGNLISAMACNFNTNGIEDSINQPIQSLNYNAVPYNLVGRIRTISNGLFYSLGLAMAGILLWGLDQFSQLQIAELGLGLSLLFLLVRYAMGKSYLQSLLSLLRSGSTQWHEVGVGLPKLPEHCETEVIELLKSEEIQNQILGLSLASCLKQPQQFLPDIQPLFLLHHRDLHPHLIQFFQSCPHPQMFKFLEHFLQSENQSLRLLALEAIIASKYRLPNEQLEKLHKNPNLQQEALLCVAFIEARSKNPKIQESCNHFWNTPLDETTKLTLIRAIRSTKNRQFIPYLQRLLKDASLEVSRQGLDVLALLARPGEQEVGKLAASQLANVDPLSRAIAFKVMGVVKSPSLLLDVAMGLQHSSLAVRLWAASALANYGEASLKVARVYLYSPRYEVVEMAIATIAKVGTRRAINLLYDFLKPDCKGVAHTPSWIKSIRPHAPYAPFLKTILQDYQKRVIQRVFYILSVLDNQNTIKQIQPLLTSTDPRLRANALETLMSVKHQRFIRPILPLLEEDQPFVSTPSLSESELIYQLSEQSDRWLRLGALLMLSGLRLHSTTNPDLIPSHLQEDPNPLVRRIAQSLATRQQEEIPQQDWFLKQLFFLKSTALFHILSLDELEELNPLFYPAHLPAHATLYAGDPHQAKLYLIAEGQVTLYSHPKPSESQTLTLSAGQYFGEIAALENIWYKIVTQTHCTFLTLSSKQFEILIDRCPRLLWCLSQPQTSYSASR
- a CDS encoding thioredoxin family protein; this translates as MARTESTMLALGTLAPDFQLPDVVSGQIISLESFTQKRALLVMFICKHCPFVIHVQNQLSSLGQDYQNTDLGIVAISANDTVKYPEDSPEYLKQMAQKLGFTFPVCYDESQEIAKTYTAACTPDFFLFDGDRRLVYRGQLDDSRPSTNIPVTGTDLRKAIDATLAGQPVAPEQKPSLGCNIKWKPGNEPSYYG